The Nicotiana tabacum cultivar K326 chromosome 1, ASM71507v2, whole genome shotgun sequence genome segment TGGAGAAAGAAGATGGCCGACGTGGATAAAGGTCTATGTACTATTAGCACATGGGAGCTCAAAGTGGAGTTCAAGCAACATTTAtttccaaacaatgtcttgtaTGAGGCAAGGCGCTAGCTTAGGGAATTGAAGCAAACAGGAAGCATATGTAActatgtcaaggagttcactacccttacgtttcaaatccccaacctgaacaatgatgacttgttgttccacttaatggatgggttgcaaaattgggctaagcAAGAGTTGCAACGCCGACAAGTCACTGATATAGACCAAGACATAATGGAGGCcgaatcattgatggatttcaGGCATGACAAGCACGACAAAGGCAATGGAAAGGAGTCAAAGTTTAACAATGTCAAAGGTGTGGGAGATCGTGGCAAAGGtaaggagatacaacaacaatactccaagactcaagatccCAAAAATTCGAGTAGTCATTAGGGTTATGCCGAGAAGAAGGCACAGACCGAGAAGAAGGGATGCTACATATGTGGAGGGCCATACGGCTTCAGGAATTGTCCCGACCTCAAGAGCCTCAATGTCATGGTCCGTGAACAGAAGGAGCAACCGCAAGGAGAGAGTTCGGGAACCACACAGTTGGGTATGATCGGATTATGTGGTGTTGTCACAAAGCAAGCTATCCAACCTACCGATAATGGCAATCAGTATGTGGATCTCACCATCAATAACAATCACGCTCGTGCAATGGTGGatactggagcaactcataatttcgtaactgaggctgccgcaaagagactagaattgaagcttgctccaaccaactctCGCATCAAGACCGTGAATGTCGAAGTACAAAATGCTTgtggggtagctaatggagttggtgtcaaattgggaacttggaaaggtatgacaaactttatcgtaaccgctatggatatctttggcatcatactggggcaagagttctttagacattgtcatactttaatcgacccctacctccaacgtctcttggttatggagcgagaaggagcttgcatggtacctacagtgactatgccacacggacagacccaagcacaactctcagctatgcatgttgtcaaggggatcaagaaAGGGGAGCCGACGTTTGTGGCAACCATTGCAAGTCTAGAGGAAGACAAGAATTTTCAAGAGACAATGTCGCCTTGCATAGAGAAGTTGCTTGAGGAGAACAAAAATGTCATGCCCAAGGAGTTACCTAAGCACTTGCCGCCTAGgcgagaggtggatcacaagattgagttaGAGCCAGGGGCTAAGCCACCCGTATTTGccccatatcatatggcaccgccCGAGGTGGAGGAGCTCAAGAAACAATTGAAAGAGTTGTTGGATGCTGGTCACAATCACCCATCAAAGTCACCTTTCGGCGCACCAgtattgttccagaagaagaaggatggatcgttgcgcttgtgcatagactaccgagcacttaataaggttacagtgaagaataagtacccaatCTCGCTCATTGCTGATTTGTTCGATAGACTTAggcaagccaagtactttacTAAGGTGGATCTTCGAAAAGGCTACTACCAGGTTCGCATTGCGGAAGGGGATGAGCCAAAGACAGCATGTGTGacgagatatggagcctttgagtggttggtgatgcccttcggtttaaccaatgcatcggccacattttgcacccttatgaacaagatttttcatccctaccttgatcagttcgtggtagtctacctagaTAAGATAGTCATCTACAACAACACCTTGGAGGAACACATggagcacttaaggaaggttttTCAAGTCTTGCGGGAGAACGAACTATACATAAAGAGAGAGAAGTGCGAGTTTgcacaatcaaaggtgcacttcttgggccatgtcattagcaatggcGAGCTACACATGGACGAGGCAAAGGTACATGCTATCCAGGAGTGGGAGGCACCCATAAAGGTAACTGAGTTAAGATCTTTCCTTGGCCTTGTtagctactatcgtcggttcattAGTGGATACTCAGCAAAGGTCGCACCATTGTctgagttgctaaagaagaacaagccatgggtttggacGAAGCATTGTCAAAAGGCGTTTGAATGCCTTAGGCAGCTGTAACAGAGGAGCCAATCTTGGCATTACCTGACTTTGCCAAGACATTTGAGGTGCACACAGATACCTCAGACTTTGCCATTGGGGGTGTCGTGATGAAGGATAAGCATCCCATAGCATTTGAGAGCGGCAAGTTATATGAGACGGAGCGGCGTTACACGCTACAAGAGAAGGAAATGACTGCcattgtgcattgccttcgtaCATGGAGACATTATCTGCTCGGGTCGAGGTTCATGGTCAAGACTGATAATGTGTCTACTAGCTACTTTCATACACAGAAGAAGCTCACACCAAagcaggctaggtggcaggatttCTTGGCCAAGTTTGATTATGCACTGGAGTATAAGCCGGGCAAAGGTAACGTTATAGCCGATGCCTTGAGACGGAAAGCCGAGCTTGCTGCAAATTACTTCAATGAGATGGGATATTTTtgaggctataaaagaaggcatgcaaCATGATCCAGGAGCCAAACAACTTATCGAGTTGGCCAACCAGGGCAAGACGAGACgtttttgggtagaagatggCATATTGCTTACCACGGGTTGGCGGGTCTACGTGCctaagtttggagacattagacggcggatcataagggagagtcatgaTACAATATGGGCTGGTCATCCAGCCCAACATCGCACGAGGTCCttggttgagtcagtctactattggccaTGCATGCGAGATGATATAGAATGttatgtgcagacttgtcttgtATGTCAGCAGGACAAGGTTGAGCAACAATAGCCCAgaggacttttggagccactaccagtTGCAGAGCGTCCATGGGAGAGCATGATtatggactttatcacttgcctACCAAGGTCCGacggttatggtactattatggtggtcgtggagagattttccaaatatgccaccttTATGCTCGCCTCACTAGGTTATACAACCAAGGAAGCCGccaagctattctttaagaacgtggtaaggtattggggcttaccaaggcatatAATCAGTGATCGAGATCCCCACTTTACTGAAAACGTTTGGAGAGAGTTGTTTGATATACTTGGTACAGAGCTGTACTTTTCTACTAGTTTCCACCCACAGACGGATGGACAAATAGAACGAgtcaatgccttactagaatgctacttgaggcattatgtaagcgcGCATCAGAAAGATTGGGCAAGGCTCCTAAACatcgcccaattctcttataacttgcagcggAGTGAGTCCACAGGAcggacaccatttgagctagccacaagctaacaaccacaaactccacattcCTTACCAGCCGCGTTTGGgggaaagagtttgggggcttatcatatggccaaaAGATGGGAGGAGCAGCTTGACACTGCTAAGTCCTACTTGAATAAGGCagttaagaagatgaagaaatttATGGACCGTAAATGGCATCCCACGgactatagagttggggacatggtcatggtgaagtttaACCCAAGACAGTTCAAGGCACTATGGGGCATGCATCAGAATCTGATTCGCAAGTACGAGGGGCCATTTAAAATCGTCGCCAAGGCaggcaagatctcatacaagcttgacatgccatcgTATCTTAAGATCTATCATGTCTTCCATGCCagcatgcttaagccatatcatgaagataaggatgATCCGAGTAGAGGCCAATCAAGTCGAGCGCCAATGACCATCACCGCCTCGCATGATCGGGAGATTGAGGCATAGATTACCAGGTCAAGCGAAAACAAGGGCAAAAAGCCACCGCtatgttcctcgtccattggaaaGGGCAATCACCGAGGAGGCCACGTGGGTACGATATGAAGACTTgtggcaattcaaagataagatccgagagtttatgcaGCAGCATTGCACCGCGATCGTCGCAATattgggtgggggagagtgtgatgacccgccatgttatcatgccacataggcgctatttagcatatattaatgtcatgtggaagcttacataaaaagaaggctagcatttgtgagaagattctagggaggtatggacatttccttaggaaTAACCTAGATCCTTATAGATTTGCTaagaaagtccttggaatcttctaggcttgtagagaattctagagaaagcccttatcttgtaaatatcaaggacttgtataataattaatatttacacactagcccctatgagactaatatataaagggggccactgatttgtaattcaccaagcaaacaattcaagttctctctaatacaaagcttccttgaacaattctcttgtgttctttcttccattctcttagcgatcttgaagGTAGTAAGgatgacttggcatagcaagaacatgagcaagttgtgcaagatcgtgagcaaattgtcaagtgtcgcacgtgtagttagttaacaactaaggacgtgacaactaTCTTGGTGACTTCAATAATATAAGAAGACTATTGTTAATGCTAGTTCTTTtttctccctctctctcttttgTGCAAACATGACTTTTTAGTCATTTTCtttgaaatttattatttattcccCCAAAACCCAAAGCTATAATAACAGTGGTAGTTGACACCCTCTCGTAAGTTAGCGTCATCTGACTTTCTAACTTGTCCTTACATGTCACAAATATTCCATTTTTGTACTTTGCTCTATATCTTTTAGGTTTTcataatttcttctaaaatggACGAAAGCctcttattttgaccaaaagaaGAATATACGAACATTGGTTAGATGGGAAAATCACTCTGTAAAATGATTTTCCTAACCCTAATTCTAATAATTGCACATTTGCACCTCTGGCGTCAGCCTTCGGTTCAGTAAAATTTACTCACACAAAGTGTATGTTTGGTagggaagaaaatattttttatttcttttatatttaattggtttaaatattttggaaatataTTCCTCAAAAACTCATTTTCCTCTAATTAAAGgaacgaaaaatattttccaaaatatttttcaacattCTCCACCATATTCTCCAGCCCCACCAACCTACCCCTACCCCAACCCTAACCCCCTCCCCACCCAACCCTACCCACCCCAACCTCGCCACCACCCACCCTAAATAGAACTATTattaagagtactttcttttcatgatgtaggaAAAGTAGTTTCTTTCGTTTCAACAATGAACCCATGCTCCCCGCCCTAAATCGTGTATAGTAATGTTATattgtttcaaaaatatttaaatatatgtgTGTGCACCCATGTTAAAAGTATTATATGATGTGATGGTTATTGAGTGTACTTCTCTAGGTGAGGTTGTAAGTTCAACTCTTATGTCAATCTTGttgttttgactttttttttagaAGTAGACGCCCACGTGAGATGGGCGTGTCTGGTGTTATTTTTTGCGTATTAATTaagtactttttctttttctttttttatttgatttattctttcaaaattttcacatatTGAAATTCCTATTCTTCTTTTGTCACTGTAAAAtcttatatgattaaacaaaatatgtatattaaaaCTAGTAGCGATGTATGATGTAGCATATAGTCAATGGGTTCAACTGATCTCaatatttttaacataaaaaatagatATAGATGTAAGAAAattactatttaaaaaaaattaaactcataattCCAAAAGCACATTGGGTACGCAATCGCAAGAACTAAAGGTTGAACACGTAAAATTATATTCTAGATTCTCTTATTCTTAATAGTGCACCCATCCTGCCTAAATCTTGGATCCGCTTCTGcttttcatgttgtagatagattaatttttatttcaacaaaatgagtatattCTTTTTATGATATAGTAtgtaaaagtattttctttcatttaaaaaaaacGAGTACTTTTTTtccatgatgtagaaaaaattattttctttcaaatcaacagaacgagtactttcttttcatgatgtagaaaaaatattttctttcatttcaacaaactaagtATCTTCCTTTCCtcatgtagaaaaaatattttcttttattttaacaaaatgagtactttcttttcatgatgcagaaaaagtattttctattATTTCAAGAAATTGagtattttttcatgatttagaaaaatattttcttttattcaacaaaatgagtaattTATTTTCATGTTACAGAAATGAtactttctttttaaaaaaataaagtactTTTTTTCATATTGAAAAAATAAAGTAGCACATTAGATCCTTTGGATTTGtatgaattttgaaaagaataattaaattcttgaagaaaatagagtccaCATGGGGAGGGGGGAGGAGTATAGGAAACATGGAATTTTAAGGAAGGTGGATTGAGGAGAGTGCATTAGTAAAAATTAGACTCGCCTTGTGGGTCTATTAAATGGCGACACATGTCagtaaagtttgaagaaaagtgaagaatgacATGTAAAGATGATATGTGAAACACCCCCGGGACCGAACATACTCATACCGTGCATGTTAGCCCCAAAACTTATCATCATGAAATAGCCCAGATCAGGCGCGGGAgaatatctcataattacaaatgagTAAGGAATAATTAATCCCGGATTATATGGGATTTACCATCAGTTACAAATCaattactccctctgttccagtttatgtgaacctatttcctttttggtccgttccaaaaagaatgaaccttttctaaatttggtaacaatttagcttaaagttacaactttacccttaatgagaagcttttataaccacacaaatactctgggccccatttggacttgtttcggactacaaattccaaaagtctttatttttttcttaaactccgtgctcagtcaaacatgtttacataaattggaacggagggagtattaataaatgcaataaatgattgtAACGGTCAGAACAAGACAATCAATTACAAGATTGACTCAACAAGCATGAGATTGACTCAATAGGCAcgggattgactcaacaggcacgtgATTGACTCAACAGGCGCGTGATTGACTCATTAAttatggaattaactcatcaattatggaattaactcatcaattacggaattccagcatttacacagctgttacaagtcttccaaaagtaatggatagattgagtaaatgctcataatggacccataattcaaggagactagttacatagatttagccctataaatagacATACTTTTACTACCATCAGGGgaatctaattttcttctctacaaTTCTATACATTGTAATTCATAGCATCTTGCTCCCAAGTTAGCCATAATTCGGCCCTTCAAACTCTGTTCGGCTCAttatcctatcaaggatcattcaataagaattctttcttctctgctttatttttattatattatctgtcaTTGAATTTATTTCCCACTTCTCTATCACGTTGTATTAACAAAATTTTATATCTTTCGGATTGAATCGGTTGCTTGTGGCCCATCATAtattaaattattgttttgaccttgaaaactattttttgggttaaacagttTGGTTCGGTTACCGGGAACTCAAGCAAATTTGCTATTCATCCAAAGATAGTAATAATTTTTGTTAATATTCGCTTGTTTTCAGTTTAAACCTTCATCATGGCCGAAATTTACCAATCAACACAGTTGAGGGCAACTAAGTTGGAGATGGCGTACAtgcaaaataaaaagggaagaataGCCATGATAATGATATGTAAGTAACAAgcagagaaaaatagagaatgtACATCGATATATTGGTACTGCAACTATCTGTACCAGAGCGAATTATAATGGATCTGTACAAAATAGTTCCGAAACAGGAGGTTCAGATATACCAGATAATTttaatttgcaaaatttagttctAACCTTACAGAAACAGATCAAGGAATAGAACGAGCGGATAGAACACCTCTGGGAATTTCTATCTATCCTGCGAGAATGATATGCATAACCGTTGCAGCACCGAAATTTAAATAGAAGAAGACACTGTAAGTCGAATCGACAGTAATAAGTGCCCAAAAATAGGTTCGAAAACCAAACCGAGATGATTCCGGATATGATTGAAGGAGTCAGAAGAATAATGTCGGACCTTCCCGGAACTGAGGAGTAAAATTTACATTCGATATAATACAAAGCTTCGAATAGAGGAAGACACGTTCATTCAATTGAAAGTTAAAATAGGTCCGGAGATCAAGTGGATGTGATTCTTGGGTGATTCGAATCTAAATGCAAAAATCTAAAAAACAGGTCCGAGCAAAGAGATATGAGATTTTATTCACGGGCTGGAAAAGATCTGGCTCTACCCGAACAGGCAAGGAATTACCTTgctaaattgtaaaatttcacAGGAGAAGAATGAAGATTAGGAAGAACATCGGTAAAACACCCACGAGATTGCTTACAAAGTCACCACAcctaacaactgaaaaagaagagATAGCTGCGGGATGGAATAGACACGAGGAAAGAAGGTTCATTAATAACCTTGgacaattatacaaatattttcgGAAGCAATCATTGAACCGAAGGCATCAAAAGCCACGAGGTCAAATGCTGAAGAACTAGAAATTATCATTGACTTCCCAAATAGGAAGGTTTACATTGGTCGAGACTCGACGCCAAATTTAAAGGTaaggtgtcacacctcccttttccgcacccgagagggcgcaagggagttttttccaattaaaggacaatcgaaacgggatttgtttaattatttcagagtcgccacttgggagatttagggtgtcccaagtcaccaattttaatcccgaatcgaggaaaataatgactctatattaaagtctgcataccagaaatccggataaggaattctgttaacccgggagaaggtgttaggcattcccgagttccgtggttctagcacggtcgctcaactgttatattcggcttgattatctgattttgtacaaGTGTGaatttatgtgcaaaatttaacttttaaccacttttatcatttactgtgtttatcaagaattgcaacgttgtgaaaatgtatctcgaaccgcgttacaatcaatgtacccgtggtcgtcgacatactttgactccgttgagatttggatttgggtcacatcaatgtgcacccgagtttaaggaaattaaattattaaaggcgcgcctaaagcgactagcgtatttattttgggtaggaccgtggaattttactaaaacaGTCCATCCTGaaatctaaacaatttttaaaaacaaatatttactgagggccccgtaatttgtattttatttggtgaggctcatctcattcttattttaaaaatgaatttgcaacgtcatggacacgcacctcgaaccacgccacaatcaatgtacccgtggttagaaacacatttcgactccgttgagaattggatttgggtcacataaatgtgcacccgggtttaagaaggtaagatttattaaggcgcgtcctaaagagtctaacgtattgttattttaggagggttgtgagatttgctaaacaacccgccgttgaaactaaatgcttcgataatatacatttaacaagggccccgcatctgcgcgttttgtttattttcgtcgaggctcatctcgttcttattttaaaagggtatcctatagcaactacgtttcttgtcgtgtttgtctctatctattgaaaacagtagatagtcctaatcaattacatgcttgcaagttatttgtaacggaattcggaaatgcttaaaaaaaatcagGAACGaagctgcgtgcacagtcagtcgaataaataatcacgggcccaaatccaacccatgcgtgatgggccaaacctgggccactgcttgctcgaagcaggccTGCTTGGCCTGTTTTGACCTGAACTCGACCTTCATGGGGttgatattacaagttttatgttctttgtcttaacaggtggtttactagttatatgagaccattaatcagaaaaggaagaacttaacccatgatgtacagttttcatgcttggcatacgtTACAGcatatactgcaaagtaaactaaatctgagatgcaacctaattcattgagaatacttttatctaacagcatacatatacaactatCATTCGATCCCCTacattgacatcaactaggctTGTAAGCTACCTTCAGTATCCAAAAATGTGAGCTATTAGACACTACATGACATTCAACACAACAGTACATgtatataaacaacatctgcagatcttctcttttatactcattgctcaaactttcgagttacattggtagtgtaattgtgtacctggtatagaggacaaagaagaaaggaatgatcagctgggcagtatgcagtaaacacagcaacaacagatacacagcaacagcacagcaacaaaccaacaatcaaatgttttccacagcccacagacaaccagcaatatttcccagaacaaaagaactagcagatagtcgagtaccaaaccagcaatcccaggaaagagtaaggaaacaacagcagtaacagagtattcgatgcagcaacaccaacagttcaacaaacacaaacagctcagtcaatgcaaacaaacagaacttggccaaggcagcttgaccaatatgaactcttataccactttcagacagtgtttggttacaatgtttactggaaactaccttatgttttcagttttctttaaactcagtagacctctcttcagactaaaagttttcagcctcaagactaaaaattcccccaatttttaagttctcaaatggcctatttataagccaaatgacccagtgcagttaagctgcctcccctgccaatttgcagactgcccatactcctTTAAGCctatgcctaagcatcttttggtgccagcccTTTGTTCtccacgcctggttttgtttaatcaagagttatgggctcattttattattcattttaaaccccatacccttgtgtcttgttccccattgagcattagtttaatcctaaattagtaccctacttgtcagttcatttaaactaatcttttctgtccttttcaaaccccagaatacccttgttagcccttgattattactgccctgcccattgcagtatcagggcatttttgaacttctgaaagttccaTTTCAGAACTGCCCTAGCCTGAtccttttaattgattttttacaatgtagttacaaactaGCACTCATAGATAATGTCCAACACTCAAATCATAATGCAGGTCCATTCAGTCAAGTGAGGTTGTACatattagaatatttgaacattcagtcgtaggaaattaatcgacgacatttatcaggtcgactatactaattataataggtaataatcagtcgctcatataaacaatacgttcaggtacctaaagggcatcagacaacttttgttcaattactgggggcctatatgaattaactcatttgacgactaatctaattgacgatcatgtttatcatggggtacattcagaacacaaacagaaaacaattgaccCAATAAAAggcctttgacagagatggaagaaattaagaaaacatCACACAATAACAAACATgcacaacaaagcatgctaacaactcaatcaaaactaaaacaaagaggaagaaaacttactgaaaaagtttaAACCAAACTGTCCCAAATCCGACTTagttttgaccatttgaggccgaacaaattttaaccagggtgttctcacatgagaataccttggttaagatccattaaacctcaaacccttgttaagaccggccggattccaaggctattagtgttctaggttttggatcttCAGATCTGATTTTTTATGAGTTGTgtgtagattcggaccaaaccaaatttggtttggtcacgaggagggtcaggggagtgtctggtatgaagatggggtagtttggtataggtc includes the following:
- the LOC142162660 gene encoding uncharacterized protein LOC142162660, with protein sequence MAKRWEEQLDTAKSYLNKAVKKMKKFMDRKWHPTDYRVGDMVMVKFNPRQFKALWGMHQNLIRKYEGPFKIVAKAGKISYKLDMPSYLKIYHVFHASMLKPYHEDKDDPSRGQSSRAPMTITASHDREIEA